In the genome of Gordonia rubripertincta, one region contains:
- a CDS encoding exodeoxyribonuclease III, with the protein MRVATWNVNSVKQRIPRLLPWLDERHPDVVCLQETKLSDDAFHEVLGADLAERGYEIAHAGQGQWNGVALLSRVGLDDVRVGFDGMPGYPTPETLEARAVSAVCGGLRIHSLYVPNGRSPDSDHYAYKLEWLAALAKAVADPSTTLLCGDMNIAPADADLFDPDAFAGHTHVTPPERAALAEFAALGLRDVVRDRWPDDRVFSYWDYRAGMFHKDLGMRIDLILAGESAAGHVEAAWIDRKARKGSKPSDHAPVIVDLDEAPDGNIGPVVPPPSNPAKPGGAKVKLPQTPD; encoded by the coding sequence ATGCGCGTCGCGACCTGGAACGTGAACTCGGTGAAACAGCGGATTCCGCGCCTCCTCCCATGGCTCGACGAACGGCACCCGGACGTCGTCTGCCTGCAGGAGACCAAGCTCTCCGATGACGCCTTCCATGAGGTTCTCGGTGCCGATCTCGCCGAACGCGGCTACGAGATCGCGCACGCGGGGCAGGGTCAGTGGAACGGTGTCGCACTGCTCTCGAGGGTCGGGCTCGACGATGTGCGCGTCGGTTTCGACGGCATGCCCGGTTACCCGACGCCGGAGACGCTCGAGGCGCGCGCGGTGTCCGCGGTGTGTGGCGGTCTGCGCATCCACTCGCTCTACGTCCCCAACGGCCGTAGCCCCGACTCCGATCACTACGCGTACAAGCTCGAATGGCTGGCCGCCCTCGCGAAGGCGGTCGCCGACCCGTCGACGACGCTGCTCTGCGGTGACATGAACATCGCGCCCGCCGACGCGGACCTGTTCGATCCCGACGCCTTCGCCGGGCACACGCACGTCACCCCGCCGGAGCGTGCCGCACTCGCCGAGTTCGCGGCGCTGGGCCTGCGCGATGTCGTCCGTGACCGCTGGCCGGACGACCGGGTCTTCAGCTATTGGGACTACCGTGCCGGAATGTTCCACAAGGACCTGGGCATGCGGATCGATCTGATCCTGGCGGGGGAGTCCGCCGCCGGCCACGTCGAAGCGGCCTGGATCGACCGGAAGGCTCGCAAGGGCAGCAAGCCCAGCGACCACGCCCCGGTCATCGTCGACCTCGACGAGGCCCCCGACGGAAACATCGGGCCGGTGGTTCCGCCGCCGTCGAACCCGGCGAAACCCGGTGGCGCGAAGGTCAAGCTGCCCCAGACCCCGGACTGA
- a CDS encoding sigma-54-dependent Fis family transcriptional regulator translates to MCHVGLIDTLPARPDRTPHRPVIEHSWRRSALSGVRPEDNIPARLGDIGSADPLLDAARPVLDDAAARLADTDVSLLLVDHECRMVTRVAFGTAVERRLDAIGAAPGVPFGEDMVGTTALGTPAETRGGVIVNSSEHYLEQFRSISCFGQPIIHPATRRLAGIICMSEIADRINPLAVPVVNGIVADIADRLLDRSRAHQRRVLDAFQRAAPRRDVAVAAIGDDLQLTNALAAELLSPTDIGALRAIATDPALRATTLPLTLVSGASVEIAVEPVAGTRGAALFRFRPLITPTPTRPAPVRPSSTTVAVSGEPGTGRTTLALELAAEASDTEAGDLETGGTEAVDTEFRAVIVDVADELINGRQVDITTALARARSSGVPLVIDGVDLLDDRSIALLTRATVSTPAASPLILVSGPRAQASPAVAALLGRCARRVDPAPLRHRTSELAAIASGVVGDIDPELTLSGPATDALLSQDWPGNFTELIAVLRQAAAACRGRMARVVEAADLPSGYRTTSRAAHLSGREQAERAAIVDALDRAGGNKVHAARDLGISRTTLYARMRALGI, encoded by the coding sequence GTGTGTCACGTTGGTCTCATCGACACTCTCCCGGCCCGTCCCGATCGAACGCCGCACCGCCCGGTCATCGAGCACTCGTGGCGTCGGTCGGCGCTGTCGGGAGTGCGGCCGGAGGACAACATCCCCGCGCGTCTGGGCGACATCGGATCCGCCGACCCTCTGCTCGACGCGGCGCGTCCCGTCCTCGACGACGCGGCGGCCCGGCTCGCCGACACCGACGTGTCACTGTTGCTCGTCGATCACGAGTGCCGGATGGTGACGCGGGTGGCGTTCGGGACCGCCGTCGAACGTCGCCTCGACGCGATCGGCGCGGCGCCCGGCGTCCCGTTCGGCGAGGACATGGTCGGGACCACTGCCCTCGGGACACCCGCGGAGACGCGCGGCGGGGTGATCGTCAACAGCTCCGAGCACTATCTCGAACAGTTCCGGTCGATCAGCTGCTTCGGACAGCCGATCATCCATCCCGCGACCCGGCGCCTGGCCGGGATCATCTGTATGTCCGAGATCGCCGACCGCATCAACCCTCTCGCGGTCCCGGTCGTCAACGGCATCGTGGCCGACATCGCCGACCGTCTGCTCGACCGGTCCCGCGCACACCAGCGCCGCGTGCTCGACGCCTTCCAACGCGCCGCCCCGCGCCGGGACGTCGCGGTGGCCGCGATCGGCGACGATCTGCAGCTCACCAATGCCCTGGCCGCCGAACTGCTCTCCCCCACCGACATCGGTGCGCTCCGGGCGATCGCCACCGACCCGGCGCTGCGGGCGACGACGCTGCCGTTGACGCTCGTCTCGGGCGCGTCGGTCGAGATCGCCGTCGAACCCGTGGCCGGTACCCGGGGGGCCGCACTGTTCCGCTTTCGCCCCCTGATCACACCCACTCCGACCCGCCCGGCCCCGGTCCGGCCGTCGTCGACGACCGTCGCGGTGTCCGGTGAACCCGGCACCGGACGCACGACGCTGGCGCTCGAGTTGGCGGCAGAAGCCTCGGACACCGAGGCCGGCGACCTGGAGACAGGCGGCACCGAGGCGGTCGACACCGAGTTCAGGGCGGTCATCGTCGACGTCGCCGACGAGCTGATCAACGGCCGGCAGGTGGACATCACCACCGCCCTCGCGCGAGCCAGATCGTCGGGCGTCCCCCTGGTCATCGACGGTGTGGACCTGCTCGACGACCGGTCGATCGCGCTGCTCACCCGCGCCACGGTATCGACGCCGGCAGCGTCTCCCCTGATCCTCGTCAGCGGTCCTCGCGCGCAGGCGTCACCCGCGGTCGCCGCTCTGCTCGGCCGGTGTGCGAGACGCGTCGATCCCGCGCCGCTGCGCCACCGCACCTCGGAGCTCGCGGCCATCGCGAGCGGAGTCGTCGGTGACATCGATCCGGAACTCACCCTGTCCGGGCCGGCGACCGATGCCCTGCTCAGCCAGGACTGGCCGGGCAACTTCACCGAGCTGATCGCGGTTCTGCGGCAGGCCGCGGCAGCGTGCCGGGGTCGAATGGCACGGGTGGTCGAGGCGGCCGATCTCCCGTCTGGCTATCGGACGACGAGTCGGGCGGCCCATCTGTCGGGGCGGGAGCAGGCCGAGCGCGCCGCGATCGTCGACGCCCTCGACCGTGCCGGCGGCAACAAGGTCCACGCCGCGCGGGACCTCGGGATCAGTCGCACCACGTTGTACGCGCGGATGCGAGCCCTCGGGATCTAG
- a CDS encoding HPP family protein — MAARMTDRLRGALQAWGPSGASVSPREAARAGVGSALGLALVGLVLATSGTDLTTGLFLIAPFGASAVLLFAAPNSPLAQPWSAVIGNTVSAFAGVAVTLLVSPGQLRVPLAVGVAVVAMVLCRAVHPPGGAVAMTAGLSPDLVHALGFRFALAPVAVGTIALVALAAVYARVTGRRYPARRFDDESSATARIGLDETELTDILDRYSQSLNLGVADLARLIGAAELQVAGHRADPLVAGDVMSRDLVTVGPDSTLTELAQMFDTHRFTSLPVVTRGGRFLGVVFQIHLVSRLRGGSARRGSDRMFGRLLRRDGSVLTAADVMDTTLPIASPDAPVTAVLPMLAGSDCDAVPVLDGDLLVGIVTQTDLIAALARQTLADPLVD, encoded by the coding sequence ATGGCAGCGCGCATGACCGATCGTCTCCGCGGTGCGCTGCAGGCGTGGGGCCCGTCGGGGGCATCGGTGTCGCCGCGTGAAGCGGCACGTGCCGGGGTCGGCTCGGCCCTGGGCCTCGCGCTCGTCGGACTCGTACTCGCGACGTCCGGTACCGACCTGACGACGGGCCTGTTCCTGATCGCGCCGTTCGGTGCGTCGGCCGTGCTGTTGTTCGCCGCGCCCAACAGTCCGCTCGCCCAGCCGTGGTCGGCGGTGATCGGCAACACCGTGTCGGCGTTCGCGGGCGTCGCGGTGACCCTGCTGGTCTCGCCGGGTCAGCTGCGGGTCCCGCTCGCGGTCGGTGTGGCGGTGGTGGCCATGGTGCTGTGTCGTGCGGTGCATCCACCCGGCGGTGCGGTCGCGATGACCGCCGGACTCAGTCCGGACCTGGTCCACGCTCTCGGATTCCGGTTCGCCCTGGCGCCCGTTGCCGTCGGCACGATCGCGCTGGTCGCGCTCGCCGCGGTCTACGCACGCGTGACCGGCCGCCGGTACCCGGCTCGCCGGTTCGACGACGAGTCGTCGGCCACCGCGCGGATCGGTCTGGATGAAACCGAGTTGACCGACATCCTCGACCGGTACAGCCAGTCCCTCAACCTCGGGGTCGCCGACCTCGCGCGACTCATCGGGGCCGCCGAACTGCAGGTCGCCGGGCACCGCGCCGACCCGCTCGTCGCCGGTGACGTCATGTCCCGGGACCTCGTGACGGTGGGGCCGGACTCGACCCTCACCGAACTGGCCCAGATGTTCGACACCCACCGGTTCACCTCGCTGCCCGTGGTGACGCGCGGCGGTCGGTTCCTGGGTGTCGTCTTCCAGATCCATCTCGTCTCCCGGCTACGCGGGGGTTCGGCACGACGCGGTTCGGACCGCATGTTCGGCCGGCTGTTGCGCCGGGACGGGAGCGTCCTGACCGCGGCCGACGTCATGGACACGACCCTGCCGATCGCGTCTCCCGACGCCCCGGTGACCGCGGTGCTCCCCATGCTCGCCGGCAGCGACTGTGACGCTGTCCCCGTGCTCGACGGGGATCTGCTGGTCGGCATCGTCACCCAGACCGACCTCATCGCCGCGCTCGCCCGGCAGACCCTCGCTGACCCGCTCGTCGACTGA